One genomic window of Thermococcus indicus includes the following:
- a CDS encoding PGF-pre-PGF domain-containing protein: MCLIVREPLSLLAFSPESQEIAILANETATFEISLNQIANVTWSVNGSPTLSEETSISMYSNSSLIPGNWNVSVRAENKNGNVTLWWLMRVREADRAPPALMFTEPTPENGSLINTSRVTFNLTANEELSKAILELDGVPYTMQGSGRNWWVTLELPDGLHTFRATGEDVHGNTNSTTEASFEIDTAPPEISVEAPEVVERGEETRATVVITDSHPDFYRIILNGEVIAEGQYSSGEGIQLEPNTSSSGNLTYTVEARDGAGNGASLGFTIRVVDTTPPEVWFIPPTPENGSILGRSRLTFNLTANENLSAAVLEIDGSNHTMEGSGTAWVLTLQVPDGEHVFRAYGTDESGNVGHSETRVIETDTTPPIVHDQFVNLTLEWERDGIYSTHAERGVRAGLLINVTEPHPGHYDVYFNPDANDPNNGWVMLYSGNYTDGVPFFVPFNTSEPAYVMYYITIYDALEHGAYGKYFFLRVRDTTPPAKIEVLVVTTFVGGAEVAWINPSDDDFNHTELWLDGSLIGNFSAAPGLWDGTTLTLTPGETYNISVVPVDRYGNRGDATWKVVTIPYPSLNAGYVPPTPPDGTELPPDTDEIKIRIESEDSFASCALSWDGQYYNLQVKTAWRNYVDDRGHIHTKLIYYCEKTFSGHLNGEHSFFAVVGDGYGHFRSLPTRHLTVLWPCFENCRLELNSVEMNYMTLRIPINFTLDTNAMPSGYSYSLSNLGLEETFEPNVTSRWVGERLLVTGSYVLDLREILPNLGKKDPESLERILSGEEPLELQITARGPCGNEVSGGAAFTVCRGNERPSLKVKLDGEYRPGESVVPVVEATDPNGNLEGVYISINGAEYMEYTAGMDISSYLVPYSTNVVRIKAVDLCGASTVVTVKVRITGPPVNGSWVVDGPQNCVNKEYTVNGSLLITSSGSLEMRNCRIHVLGRKVEVNGTLRVLEGSLIEGGRLEGYGGSVSIEDSALKSTGGGTLADGTFTAIDSFLAGEFSFDMTPIEIEESTVEGGVSGNWEVTVRNAMFTSGSGLTLVNPSSVTVENVSFIDCDYGLRLLDGLPLEMTFRNIKIDSPRGAGIKVDVFPAFGEVEFVNVTIEGGGVELSGVTVRFENSRISSEGSAFTLDMAGKALTLVNSSVSGDEAFRASHLQTLELRNTNVTGSISGEIANLEIDVEKGAEAFMKSGEARNADLLVEGIMTLRSYTLDGGLALVLGNGTFKMEDLDGVPATSDLDEDASVLRNIRVEFPEEGHLSLLNSRLENVTLVSNSKWVFIRGSVVNGYLSLSSNEDSMEQEISTENPIMQESSWYYSKSTPSADWYRSTSTDGMSEGNGPFVTDWSYDPLGWSGVYSEIREFSELYLKRTINVEEMPLRALFYYSAVGRVEVYVNGRKVVSEEDYTPDYRVNFWTGLHGVPHTNVVDIAAYLVPGRNLIAVKVTLPDEYPYTSIGAFKATLQTESGVAGITDSIIRGEVKGYGTRAIFARDDVNADIEFGYLSWVSISDSKVHGGIKVLGRLSVENSELEGNGSGNGIDTGRDWSHVSVRDSTIRNFERGIKAIGELTVNGSEISGNRIGISTRGSVVHIESSYITDNDIGIELSNVTGEIRNNVIYSNGIGIHQWMGSDDEYGYDRGNHLTIWHNTIVSNDLGARFDGKPYSIGGVGFYYNLVQNNELGLYINDTTGLGIRNDSLINEKDVYITSETRLTPSLMGIDWGGHLPVRVLNYSAGVMYTESGDVEENYDVLDMSWRALVAREGTTEEDWGSNLLSAFLDIEPMEGNTVQGVITLRGRASSRNGLSRVEYWVVHDGNVTTVLNATVNGSLYDDYVVLDTAGMNLTGKGLLAFRATDSRGRTLSCLRGVYFDNGRLVITNVTVRNATNIYTLYRVIYETLEDGTEYPAEWLPYTDRFANITVGLENIGSLNGTARIEIDLPEFIESHTGKVDQWIALPPNTSGVFYAAIPIVDYDWTTLTWTATPDELPQYDRFQATVRLYDLDNNLLDEREITVGFTLGPVFEITSYNMYAYSRAYCESYPDYCHQEPPYDGDGDDVVEAAESHHFDFGYKNVGDVKAIVKIIDVDDNILEKSRETGRMMSKSAYLFPGSSALKDAGSSGTNLFGEVGIDETRLAMDLYMDWWTDLPPVFIPPVNYSGPYITNALFYYGIGDNNDTVYYSPSLNYKKRSVRALNKTFVPQTVFLNPLEIKVVAVKDGKTYLTLRNTHDEVYYDYYAYGYFGAMEGWKWYNLLPPGFTMRAVAEDSLEPNKVIPHYRVIVGTKPSLIGNEFKVIATAIEGILGILGVDVPVELIAVTSGKVLLKMVNLADTVDFQSESETFSDLAKGSQKNETDEALVSSNETVIAVVDTDTFARLEENYGMDRSYYQKVKHLDELDFDEQMDVLAKFGKAVVMDDDMQTLFLDTLFEVLFSFDQLETYKTTYDVIKASYQVGAGVAHGNAGESAGGAASLFAMGSKKAAKTLAKELVLSELKKSKSFRSLKPADQKKMLKKTKKGVASLVATTLEISEFVATVVLAPQGGSKVIYVLDPPGNYTVRAEESEGMLVFGGSGGEGLGRGNVSLTFGERDVYRASYVALTQSLPLGRLFNGTLEEMAVRLDGRRNGNMTGNLTMVIKPAPEKAKYVIAAFRDEEVAKGFAGSYLSGISSLSVSMEGNLILLRAKGTVNAQPEDEEIHLNVTVNRDTLRASIVRIGYYRNVEIRSSFGVPLNETTVEVRGENVTVGSGQESVVISRTEERPNITISSEKVIEGEKLFIHTSTPCSLSWRLGNVSGSGNFVATAGVEPGNYSLLVECTYGGGKAEERFPVRVVSRPLVRNATDGALVSLKEGLQGFFEFGTDLYFLSFKALSDLGGVLGVYQRSGSVEAPEGYRYVTYALFNVTHPANWSVENVTIKFRVSKEWLRENNVSREEVLLIHRENGWVEYRPNLEREDRRYVYYRAKVPSLSLFAVAGKVKVETQEEPTQTETETPTQSGSQESPSQTTPAPERGNAPYYLLAALAILALVGIYLYRRG; this comes from the coding sequence ATGTGCCTCATCGTCAGAGAACCCCTCAGCCTTCTGGCATTCTCCCCGGAAAGCCAAGAAATAGCAATCCTGGCCAACGAAACGGCAACTTTTGAGATAAGCCTAAACCAGATCGCCAACGTTACGTGGTCGGTGAACGGAAGCCCCACCCTCAGCGAGGAAACCTCAATTTCCATGTACTCCAACTCAAGCCTGATACCGGGCAATTGGAACGTCAGCGTTAGGGCGGAGAACAAGAACGGCAACGTTACCCTCTGGTGGCTCATGAGGGTCAGAGAAGCCGATAGAGCGCCTCCCGCTTTGATGTTCACGGAACCAACCCCGGAGAACGGTTCCCTGATTAACACGTCGAGGGTTACCTTCAACCTGACCGCCAACGAGGAGCTTTCAAAGGCCATTCTTGAACTGGACGGGGTCCCATACACCATGCAGGGCTCGGGGAGAAACTGGTGGGTCACGCTGGAGCTGCCGGATGGCCTCCACACGTTCAGGGCCACGGGAGAAGACGTCCACGGAAACACGAACTCCACCACCGAGGCAAGCTTTGAGATAGATACCGCCCCCCCGGAGATAAGCGTAGAAGCCCCCGAGGTCGTGGAGAGGGGAGAAGAAACCAGGGCAACGGTTGTAATAACCGATTCTCACCCGGACTTTTACAGGATAATCCTAAACGGCGAGGTCATTGCAGAGGGGCAATACTCCAGCGGGGAAGGGATTCAGCTCGAACCAAACACATCATCCTCCGGAAACCTGACCTACACCGTTGAAGCCCGGGACGGGGCAGGAAACGGGGCAAGCCTTGGCTTCACCATCCGGGTTGTGGACACGACCCCACCAGAGGTGTGGTTCATTCCACCCACCCCAGAGAACGGCTCCATTTTGGGAAGGTCACGGCTCACCTTCAACCTCACCGCCAACGAGAACCTCTCGGCGGCGGTTCTTGAAATAGATGGGAGCAACCACACGATGGAGGGCAGCGGGACCGCATGGGTCCTGACCCTTCAGGTTCCCGACGGGGAGCATGTTTTTAGGGCCTACGGGACGGATGAGAGCGGGAACGTTGGGCACAGCGAAACCAGGGTCATCGAGACCGACACCACTCCTCCTATCGTCCATGATCAGTTCGTAAACCTCACCCTTGAGTGGGAGAGGGACGGGATATACTCGACTCACGCAGAGAGGGGAGTCCGGGCCGGACTGCTCATCAACGTCACCGAGCCCCACCCTGGCCACTACGACGTCTACTTCAACCCGGACGCGAACGACCCCAACAACGGCTGGGTGATGCTCTACTCCGGGAACTACACCGATGGGGTTCCCTTCTTTGTGCCTTTCAACACGAGCGAACCAGCGTACGTCATGTACTACATCACGATATACGATGCCCTCGAGCACGGGGCCTACGGAAAGTACTTCTTCCTGCGCGTGAGGGACACGACTCCCCCGGCAAAAATAGAGGTTCTCGTCGTCACGACGTTCGTGGGCGGTGCGGAAGTGGCGTGGATCAACCCGAGCGACGACGACTTCAACCACACGGAGCTGTGGCTCGATGGAAGCCTTATAGGGAACTTCTCGGCGGCCCCTGGCTTGTGGGACGGGACAACCCTCACGCTCACTCCCGGGGAGACCTACAACATCTCGGTCGTTCCGGTTGACAGGTATGGAAACAGGGGCGATGCAACGTGGAAGGTCGTGACGATACCGTATCCGAGCCTTAACGCCGGCTACGTTCCCCCAACTCCCCCCGATGGAACCGAGCTGCCCCCGGACACTGACGAGATAAAGATACGGATAGAGTCGGAGGACAGTTTTGCATCGTGCGCCCTTTCGTGGGACGGCCAGTACTACAACCTCCAAGTCAAGACGGCGTGGAGGAACTACGTCGACGACAGGGGGCACATCCACACGAAGCTCATCTACTACTGCGAGAAAACCTTCTCCGGGCACCTGAACGGGGAGCACAGCTTCTTCGCCGTTGTGGGGGACGGCTACGGGCACTTCAGGTCGCTACCAACGAGGCACCTAACCGTTCTGTGGCCGTGCTTTGAGAACTGCCGGCTTGAGCTGAACTCGGTTGAGATGAACTACATGACGCTCCGCATACCCATCAACTTCACCCTCGACACCAACGCCATGCCATCGGGTTACTCCTATTCACTGAGTAACCTTGGCCTGGAGGAAACATTTGAGCCAAACGTCACGAGCCGGTGGGTCGGCGAGAGGCTTCTCGTAACCGGTAGCTACGTTCTCGACCTCCGGGAGATTCTCCCGAATCTCGGAAAGAAAGACCCCGAAAGCCTGGAGAGGATACTTAGCGGGGAGGAACCGCTGGAGCTCCAGATTACCGCGAGGGGGCCCTGCGGAAACGAGGTGTCTGGGGGAGCAGCTTTCACGGTCTGCCGGGGCAACGAGAGGCCGAGCCTCAAGGTAAAGCTCGACGGAGAGTACCGGCCGGGCGAGAGCGTCGTTCCGGTGGTTGAGGCCACCGACCCGAACGGCAACCTTGAGGGGGTTTACATATCGATCAACGGGGCGGAGTACATGGAGTACACGGCCGGCATGGACATCTCGAGCTACCTCGTCCCCTACAGCACCAACGTCGTCCGGATAAAGGCAGTTGACCTGTGCGGAGCTTCAACGGTGGTCACTGTGAAGGTCAGAATAACCGGGCCACCGGTGAACGGGAGCTGGGTGGTTGATGGGCCCCAGAACTGCGTAAACAAAGAATACACAGTGAACGGGAGCCTTCTAATAACTTCGAGCGGCTCCCTCGAGATGAGGAACTGCAGGATTCACGTTTTGGGAAGAAAAGTCGAAGTGAACGGCACCCTCAGGGTCCTTGAAGGCTCTCTGATAGAGGGCGGCAGGCTGGAAGGCTACGGAGGCAGCGTTAGCATCGAAGACTCAGCCCTGAAGAGCACGGGTGGCGGAACTCTTGCTGATGGAACGTTCACGGCCATCGACTCGTTCCTGGCCGGGGAGTTCTCCTTCGACATGACTCCGATTGAGATAGAGGAAAGCACGGTCGAGGGAGGCGTGAGCGGAAACTGGGAGGTCACCGTGAGGAACGCCATGTTCACGAGCGGAAGCGGGCTAACGCTCGTCAACCCCTCCTCGGTCACCGTCGAGAACGTGAGCTTCATTGATTGCGACTACGGGTTAAGGCTCCTCGACGGGCTTCCGTTGGAGATGACCTTCAGGAACATCAAAATAGACAGCCCCAGGGGGGCGGGGATAAAAGTAGATGTCTTCCCGGCTTTTGGGGAGGTCGAGTTCGTCAACGTGACCATCGAAGGAGGCGGCGTTGAGCTTTCGGGGGTAACCGTTCGCTTCGAAAACTCCAGGATAAGCTCGGAGGGAAGCGCCTTCACCCTGGACATGGCGGGGAAAGCCCTGACGCTCGTAAACTCCTCCGTATCGGGCGATGAAGCCTTCCGGGCAAGCCACCTCCAGACCCTCGAGCTGAGGAACACCAACGTGACCGGGAGCATTTCGGGTGAGATAGCGAACCTGGAGATAGACGTTGAAAAAGGCGCGGAGGCATTCATGAAAAGCGGGGAAGCTCGGAACGCCGACCTTCTCGTTGAAGGAATCATGACCCTGAGGAGCTATACCCTTGACGGAGGACTCGCGCTCGTCCTGGGGAACGGAACCTTCAAGATGGAAGACCTCGACGGAGTGCCCGCCACCAGCGATTTGGACGAAGATGCGAGCGTTTTGAGGAACATCAGGGTAGAATTCCCGGAGGAGGGGCACCTGAGTCTCCTCAACTCCAGGCTTGAGAACGTCACCCTCGTCTCGAACTCGAAGTGGGTCTTCATAAGGGGGAGCGTTGTAAACGGATATCTCAGCCTTAGCTCGAACGAAGATTCCATGGAGCAGGAGATATCCACCGAGAACCCCATAATGCAGGAGAGCAGCTGGTACTACTCAAAGAGCACCCCCTCCGCAGACTGGTATCGCTCAACCTCGACGGACGGCATGAGCGAGGGGAATGGTCCCTTCGTTACCGACTGGAGCTACGATCCCCTCGGCTGGAGTGGGGTGTACTCGGAGATTCGGGAGTTTTCGGAGCTCTACCTCAAGAGAACGATAAACGTGGAAGAGATGCCCCTGAGGGCCCTTTTCTACTACAGCGCGGTTGGTAGGGTTGAGGTGTACGTGAACGGCAGAAAGGTGGTCAGCGAAGAAGATTACACCCCCGACTACCGGGTGAACTTCTGGACCGGCCTTCACGGCGTTCCACACACCAACGTAGTTGACATAGCGGCCTACCTGGTTCCCGGGAGGAACCTGATAGCGGTAAAGGTGACCCTGCCAGATGAGTATCCCTACACCTCAATAGGGGCCTTTAAAGCAACCCTGCAGACGGAAAGCGGGGTCGCGGGGATAACCGACAGCATCATCAGGGGAGAGGTTAAAGGCTACGGAACGAGGGCGATATTCGCCAGGGACGACGTGAACGCGGATATTGAGTTCGGCTACCTCTCGTGGGTCTCCATCTCGGATTCCAAGGTTCACGGGGGAATCAAAGTCCTCGGAAGGCTCAGCGTTGAGAACTCCGAACTAGAAGGAAACGGCTCCGGAAACGGAATAGACACCGGTCGGGACTGGTCGCACGTGAGCGTCAGGGATTCCACGATAAGGAACTTCGAGCGGGGCATCAAGGCAATAGGCGAGCTCACCGTGAACGGGAGCGAGATAAGCGGGAACAGGATAGGTATAAGCACCAGGGGCTCGGTTGTTCACATCGAAAGCTCCTACATAACGGACAACGACATCGGCATTGAACTGTCAAACGTCACCGGAGAAATCCGCAACAACGTGATATACTCCAACGGAATCGGGATACACCAGTGGATGGGGAGCGACGACGAATACGGCTACGACAGAGGCAACCACCTCACGATATGGCACAACACGATCGTGTCCAACGACCTCGGCGCCCGTTTCGACGGGAAGCCCTACAGCATCGGAGGGGTTGGCTTTTACTACAACCTCGTCCAGAACAACGAACTCGGCCTTTACATCAACGACACCACCGGTCTCGGAATAAGGAACGACTCCCTGATCAACGAGAAGGACGTCTACATAACCTCGGAAACCCGGCTGACACCGTCCCTCATGGGAATAGACTGGGGCGGGCACCTCCCGGTTCGGGTCCTCAACTACTCCGCCGGCGTGATGTACACGGAGAGCGGCGACGTGGAGGAAAACTACGACGTCCTGGATATGTCCTGGAGGGCCCTGGTGGCCAGGGAAGGAACGACGGAGGAGGACTGGGGTTCAAACCTTCTCTCGGCTTTCCTCGATATAGAGCCCATGGAGGGGAACACCGTTCAGGGAGTAATCACCCTCAGGGGAAGGGCATCCTCACGGAACGGGCTGTCGAGGGTGGAGTACTGGGTCGTCCACGATGGGAACGTGACGACCGTACTGAACGCCACCGTGAACGGAAGCCTCTACGACGACTACGTGGTTCTCGACACCGCAGGGATGAACCTTACAGGAAAGGGCCTCCTCGCATTCAGGGCAACGGATTCCAGAGGGAGGACTTTGAGCTGTCTCAGGGGAGTGTACTTCGACAACGGGAGGCTGGTCATCACCAACGTTACGGTCAGAAACGCGACCAACATCTACACCCTCTACCGGGTGATATACGAGACCTTAGAGGACGGAACGGAGTATCCCGCAGAATGGCTACCATACACGGACAGGTTCGCCAACATCACCGTTGGGCTGGAGAACATCGGCTCCCTCAACGGTACCGCCAGGATAGAGATAGACCTGCCGGAGTTCATCGAGAGCCACACCGGAAAGGTGGATCAGTGGATAGCCCTGCCGCCCAACACCTCCGGGGTGTTCTACGCCGCCATACCGATAGTCGACTACGACTGGACGACGCTCACATGGACGGCTACGCCCGACGAACTGCCGCAGTACGACCGGTTCCAGGCGACGGTGAGGCTCTACGACCTCGACAACAACCTGCTCGACGAGAGGGAGATAACTGTTGGCTTCACCCTCGGCCCAGTCTTCGAGATAACCAGCTACAACATGTATGCGTACAGCAGGGCGTACTGCGAGAGCTATCCCGACTACTGCCACCAGGAGCCGCCCTACGACGGGGACGGCGACGACGTGGTCGAGGCGGCCGAGAGCCACCACTTCGACTTCGGCTACAAAAACGTGGGCGACGTCAAGGCCATCGTGAAGATAATCGACGTTGACGACAACATCCTCGAGAAGTCCAGAGAGACGGGCCGTATGATGAGCAAGAGCGCCTACCTCTTCCCAGGCTCCTCGGCATTGAAGGACGCTGGTTCCTCTGGAACGAACCTTTTTGGCGAGGTGGGAATAGACGAAACCAGGCTTGCAATGGACCTGTACATGGACTGGTGGACCGACCTGCCACCGGTTTTCATACCCCCGGTGAACTACAGCGGGCCTTATATCACCAACGCCCTCTTCTACTACGGCATAGGGGATAACAACGATACCGTTTACTACAGCCCGAGCCTGAACTACAAGAAACGGTCCGTCAGGGCCCTCAACAAGACCTTCGTTCCGCAGACGGTTTTCCTGAACCCGCTGGAAATTAAGGTGGTGGCCGTCAAGGACGGCAAAACGTACCTAACGCTCCGCAACACCCACGACGAGGTCTACTACGACTACTACGCCTACGGCTACTTCGGTGCGATGGAGGGATGGAAGTGGTACAACCTCCTTCCACCGGGCTTCACGATGAGGGCCGTTGCAGAGGACAGCCTCGAGCCCAACAAGGTGATTCCCCACTACCGGGTGATAGTCGGGACCAAGCCGTCCCTCATCGGGAACGAGTTCAAGGTGATAGCCACGGCAATAGAGGGCATCCTGGGCATTTTGGGGGTTGACGTTCCCGTTGAACTCATAGCGGTCACCTCCGGAAAGGTTCTCCTGAAGATGGTGAACCTGGCGGACACCGTTGACTTCCAGAGCGAATCGGAGACGTTCTCGGACCTGGCCAAGGGCTCCCAGAAAAATGAAACCGACGAGGCCCTCGTTTCGAGCAATGAAACGGTCATAGCGGTCGTTGACACCGACACCTTCGCCAGACTGGAGGAGAACTACGGGATGGACAGGAGCTACTACCAGAAGGTCAAACATCTCGACGAGCTCGATTTCGACGAGCAGATGGACGTTCTGGCGAAGTTCGGTAAGGCTGTTGTCATGGACGACGACATGCAGACCCTGTTCCTCGACACCCTCTTTGAGGTCCTCTTCAGCTTCGACCAGCTGGAAACCTACAAGACCACGTACGACGTTATCAAGGCGAGCTACCAGGTTGGAGCCGGAGTGGCCCACGGGAACGCCGGGGAGAGCGCCGGCGGTGCGGCATCTCTGTTTGCGATGGGCAGCAAAAAGGCCGCAAAAACCCTCGCCAAGGAGCTGGTTCTCAGTGAGCTCAAGAAAAGCAAGAGCTTCAGGAGCCTGAAGCCTGCAGATCAGAAAAAAATGCTCAAAAAGACCAAGAAGGGCGTGGCTTCTTTAGTCGCAACGACCCTGGAAATCTCGGAGTTCGTAGCCACTGTTGTCCTGGCTCCCCAGGGAGGCTCGAAGGTGATATACGTCCTCGATCCCCCCGGCAACTACACCGTTAGAGCCGAGGAAAGTGAGGGGATGCTCGTCTTCGGAGGTTCCGGCGGTGAAGGCCTGGGAAGGGGGAACGTCTCGCTGACATTCGGCGAGAGGGACGTTTACAGGGCCAGCTACGTTGCCCTGACCCAGAGCCTTCCGCTGGGGAGGCTCTTCAACGGGACGCTCGAGGAGATGGCCGTTAGGCTTGATGGGAGAAGAAACGGAAACATGACCGGCAACCTCACGATGGTCATCAAGCCGGCACCGGAGAAGGCGAAGTACGTTATAGCGGCGTTCCGCGATGAGGAGGTTGCAAAGGGCTTTGCGGGAAGCTATCTCTCGGGCATCTCCAGCCTGAGCGTCTCCATGGAGGGCAACCTTATCCTCCTGAGGGCTAAAGGCACGGTTAACGCCCAGCCCGAGGACGAGGAGATACACCTAAACGTTACTGTTAACAGAGACACGCTCCGCGCGAGCATCGTCAGGATAGGCTACTACCGCAACGTCGAAATCAGGTCCTCCTTCGGGGTTCCGCTCAACGAGACGACCGTGGAGGTAAGGGGGGAGAACGTCACCGTCGGGAGTGGCCAGGAAAGTGTGGTGATATCCAGAACCGAGGAACGCCCCAACATCACGATATCCTCCGAGAAGGTTATTGAGGGCGAGAAGCTGTTTATCCATACCTCAACCCCGTGTTCGCTGAGCTGGAGGCTCGGCAACGTTTCCGGTTCCGGGAACTTTGTGGCCACAGCAGGCGTTGAGCCAGGCAACTACTCGCTCCTGGTGGAATGCACCTACGGCGGCGGGAAGGCCGAGGAGAGGTTCCCCGTCCGCGTGGTTTCAAGACCTCTCGTCAGAAATGCCACCGATGGAGCCCTGGTGAGCCTCAAAGAAGGCTTGCAGGGCTTCTTCGAATTCGGAACGGACCTATACTTCCTGAGCTTCAAAGCCCTGAGCGACCTGGGAGGAGTTCTCGGCGTTTATCAGCGCTCAGGAAGCGTGGAAGCGCCGGAGGGATACAGGTACGTCACCTACGCGCTCTTTAACGTCACCCACCCGGCCAACTGGTCGGTGGAGAACGTTACGATAAAGTTCAGGGTCTCAAAGGAATGGCTGAGGGAGAACAACGTAAGCCGGGAGGAGGTTCTCCTAATCCACCGCGAGAACGGCTGGGTGGAGTACAGACCAAACCTCGAGCGCGAGGATCGGAGGTACGTTTACTACCGCGCCAAGGTTCCATCGCTTTCCCTCTTCGCCGTCGCGGGCAAGGTAAAGGTCGAAACGCAGGAGGAGCCCACCCAGACGGAAACGGAAACGCCCACCCAAAGCGGGAGCCAGGAAAGCCCGTCCCAGACAACGCCGGCACCGGAAAGGGGAAACGCCCCCTACTACCTCCTCGCGGCGCTGGCAATCCTGGCGCTGGTCGGGATTTACCTGTACAGGAGGGGGTAA
- a CDS encoding dihydropteroate synthase-like protein yields the protein MSGIPCERMLLVTGRLAEPIVRKYGKGCDVFVTPVSVAAFLTPEMIVRYLKQARVNSEDYDLILIPGLVRGSAGLIEDELGIPAFKGPRNAMDIPQTLKALSEGFRLSKELPADDLFSFDALKRVDDIRNKTRNRRYIEKALKRPWNVLIGNLPAGRDFPARVLGEVVDAPRLGVEKTVEKAFYYLHEGADIIDIGMVAGETNLDFIEEIPEIRERLGEEGFHVPVSFDSLNTAEIEAALNYADLFLSVDEGNLEEPVTEKPVVLIPTNQRKGFFPVKPADRVEFLERLKERALDLGYKTVIPDLILEHVPHLARSVTAFQLYRERNPDDVLLAGVGNVVELYDADSPGMNALLAGIAKELSINLLLTTETSAKARGSVRELRRAIDMNLFDMPKDLGFDLLILKEKRASDWRFEPAGAIVEAEEKPVELEPVYFRIWVENGRIWVNAHRGTEAVLTVVGDEPNAIIDTILERFEISPRHAFYLGRELERAKTALKLGRSYVQEVELFKGFYWGKK from the coding sequence ATGAGCGGAATCCCCTGTGAAAGGATGCTCCTGGTTACGGGCAGGCTCGCGGAACCCATCGTGAGGAAGTATGGCAAAGGCTGTGACGTCTTCGTCACGCCGGTCAGCGTCGCCGCTTTCCTGACTCCCGAGATGATAGTCCGCTACCTGAAACAGGCCCGCGTAAATAGCGAGGATTACGACCTGATCCTCATCCCCGGCCTCGTCAGGGGTTCTGCAGGGCTCATCGAAGACGAACTCGGAATCCCGGCCTTTAAGGGGCCGAGGAACGCAATGGACATCCCCCAGACTCTCAAGGCCCTAAGCGAAGGCTTCAGACTCAGCAAGGAGCTCCCGGCCGATGATCTTTTCTCCTTCGATGCCCTCAAAAGGGTCGATGACATCAGAAATAAGACCAGAAACAGGCGCTACATTGAGAAGGCCCTCAAAAGGCCGTGGAACGTCCTCATAGGCAACCTTCCCGCGGGAAGAGACTTTCCGGCGAGGGTTCTTGGAGAGGTGGTTGATGCCCCAAGGCTGGGCGTTGAAAAAACGGTTGAGAAGGCCTTCTACTACCTCCACGAGGGGGCGGATATAATCGACATCGGCATGGTGGCGGGAGAGACGAATCTCGATTTCATCGAGGAAATCCCCGAGATAAGGGAGCGGCTTGGTGAGGAAGGCTTCCACGTCCCGGTGAGCTTCGACTCGCTCAACACTGCTGAAATCGAGGCGGCTTTGAACTATGCGGACCTTTTCCTGAGCGTTGACGAGGGCAACCTTGAGGAGCCCGTAACGGAGAAGCCTGTCGTTTTAATCCCTACCAACCAGAGGAAGGGCTTTTTCCCTGTGAAGCCGGCGGATAGGGTTGAATTCTTGGAGAGGCTGAAGGAGAGGGCCCTCGATTTGGGTTACAAAACCGTAATCCCCGACCTGATCCTTGAGCACGTTCCCCACCTGGCGCGCTCGGTTACTGCCTTCCAGCTCTACCGCGAGAGGAATCCGGACGACGTTCTTTTGGCCGGCGTCGGCAACGTGGTCGAGCTATACGACGCGGACAGTCCTGGAATGAACGCCCTCCTCGCCGGAATCGCCAAGGAACTCTCGATAAACCTGCTCCTGACAACTGAGACCAGCGCCAAAGCCAGGGGTTCTGTGAGGGAGCTGAGGAGAGCAATCGACATGAACCTCTTCGATATGCCCAAGGATCTCGGCTTCGACCTGCTGATCCTTAAGGAGAAGAGAGCCTCAGACTGGAGGTTTGAACCCGCCGGAGCGATAGTTGAGGCCGAGGAAAAACCGGTCGAGCTTGAACCGGTTTACTTCCGTATCTGGGTTGAAAACGGCAGAATCTGGGTGAACGCCCACCGCGGAACGGAGGCGGTTCTGACGGTAGTGGGCGACGAACCGAACGCGATAATCGACACGATTCTTGAGCGCTTTGAAATCTCCCCAAGGCACGCCTTCTACCTCGGCAGGGAGCTTGAGAGGGCCAAAACTGCGCTGAAGCTCGGCAGGAGCTACGTCCAGGAGGTTGAGCTTTTCAAGGGTTTCTACTGGGGTAAAAAGTGA